The sequence ACGACCAGCAGGATCGTGCCGATCATGCCGCCCGCGAAGTGTCCGATCGCCGCGGCGGCCAGCGCCTGCGCTCCGCGGCCGGACTTCGCCATCGGGTTGCCCTCGATCGCGGCGACGACGGCCGCGCTCTCGCCGGGGGTGTTGAGGAGGATCGAGGTGGTGGAGCCGCCGAACATCGCGCCGTAGTAGATCCCGGCGAACATGATGAACGCGCCGGTCGGTTCGAGTCCGTAGGTGACCGGCAGCAGCAGTGCCACCGCCATGGCGGGTCCGATGCCGGGGAGCACACCGATCGCCGTGCCCAGCAGGACACCGAGCGCGGCCCAGAGCAGATTGGCCGGCGTGAGCGCCGTACCGAAGCCGTCGATGAGGGAGTTGAGGGAATCCATCGGTCAGAGCACCCCCATCAGCGGGCCGCCCGGAAGCGGGACCCCGAGCAGGCTGTCGAAGACGAAATAGGTGACGAGGGAGAGTCCGGCCGCGATGAGCGGGTCGCGGTCGTGGTGCCGGCTGCCGAGCGCGTAGGCGGAGCCCCAGAAGAGCAGCGCGCCGACGACCGGGAAGCCGAGCGGGTCGATCAGTACGGCACTCGCGAGGAAGACCCCGGCGAGCAGGAGCACGGTCTTCCGGTCGGCGGGCTCGGCGAGGTCGATGTCCTCGCCTCCCTCCGCCTCGCCGCGACCGCCGCGCAGGACGTCCACGGCGAGGAGTACGG is a genomic window of Streptomyces sp. NBC_01237 containing:
- a CDS encoding tripartite tricarboxylate transporter TctB family protein, which gives rise to MTTDDTAPTASAPGPVPGPVPAPGRGSWLRDHSELGVCVLLLALGVLVLTDALTMSVTLTQRGPVGPRTVPLVIGTGLLVVAVLLAVDVLRGGRGEAEGGEDIDLAEPADRKTVLLLAGVFLASAVLIDPLGFPVVGALLFWGSAYALGSRHHDRDPLIAAGLSLVTYFVFDSLLGVPLPGGPLMGVL